A single window of Nitrospira sp. DNA harbors:
- a CDS encoding SUMF1/EgtB/PvdO family nonheme iron enzyme, translating to MLETRFKVIFLLVVLFAASLPIIAILRGTISTPFEAEPQSAEQDQSASNPESASVEEPLEEELVVIPAGPFVLGTNRGGFDEQPERTIYLDQFLIDRYEVTNAQYAAFVKATGHRKSGPPSRYAKNTLRMRGVNQPAVYVSWEDAKAYCEWRGRRLPSEAEWEKAMRGPDGRLWPWGNVEVPNAANWARVDDGFDVAAPVGRVKSDASPYGVMDGAGNVMEWVNDWYLEGAYAAASERNPESPEYGTYKVLRGAAYTSSGSDLRITARSKMMQDFRDETIGFRCAQSSAENGRLSGGVGAEKITGNRSSRGSETRPK from the coding sequence ATGCTCGAAACGCGATTCAAAGTGATCTTTCTTCTGGTGGTGTTGTTTGCCGCCAGCTTGCCCATCATAGCAATTCTTCGCGGGACGATATCCACCCCGTTCGAAGCTGAGCCTCAATCGGCCGAGCAGGATCAGAGCGCCTCCAATCCTGAGTCGGCCTCCGTTGAAGAACCCCTTGAAGAAGAACTCGTTGTGATTCCTGCGGGGCCGTTTGTGCTCGGGACCAACCGGGGCGGGTTCGACGAGCAGCCTGAGCGGACGATTTACCTCGACCAGTTTCTGATTGATCGTTACGAGGTGACTAATGCGCAATATGCCGCGTTTGTGAAGGCAACGGGACATCGAAAGTCAGGACCGCCCTCACGGTATGCGAAAAATACGCTGCGCATGCGAGGTGTGAATCAGCCTGCGGTCTATGTCTCCTGGGAGGATGCCAAAGCTTATTGTGAGTGGCGTGGAAGGCGGCTGCCTTCTGAGGCGGAGTGGGAAAAGGCCATGCGTGGGCCGGATGGTCGCCTGTGGCCATGGGGAAACGTGGAAGTGCCGAATGCGGCGAATTGGGCTCGCGTAGACGACGGGTTTGACGTGGCGGCGCCGGTGGGGCGGGTGAAGAGTGACGCCAGTCCCTATGGTGTAATGGACGGCGCGGGCAATGTGATGGAATGGGTGAACGATTGGTACCTTGAGGGGGCCTATGCCGCAGCTTCGGAGCGCAATCCGGAAAGTCCTGAATACGGGACCTACAAGGTGCTGCGCGGGGCTGCGTATACCAGTTCGGGATCTGATTTACGCATTACCGCGCGCAGCAAGATGATGCAGGATTTTCGGGATGAAACAATCGGCTTTCGTTGCGCTCAATCCAGTGCGGAAAATGGCCGGTTGTCTGGAGGCGTGGGGGCGGAGAAAATCACAGGAAATCGAAGTAGTAGAGGATCAGAAACACGGCCAAAATGA
- a CDS encoding cytochrome ubiquinol oxidase subunit I: protein MGSVTRTKLMSIMALGAMIGLLLLPILVAIPALASDGGAPAAGVKKEGGDAKVEKGKDVYYKTEGIVSGPPAPKTTDSEKDYPRYNFESRVLLWFANQQHLYYGSFVLAVPIFCMVIEFMGVVTKDKAMAKRYDQLAYDFIKISLTAYSLTAILGGILIFTFLTLYPAFFQYLSGIFRPVMHIYALMFVAESGTLYIYYYGWDKMKEGFLKWIHLSMSVVLNVIGTILMFLANSWIGFMMSPAGVDEQGRYLGNIWHVIHTALWNPLNLHRILGNMAFGGGVVAAYAAYRFLSAKTDEERAHYDWMGYIAMALGVAFLIPLPFAGYWLMREVYAYRQQMGITLMGGLLAWLFIIQATMIGILFLSTNYYLWQALGRMRGAEKYQRYIKYLVFLLTCGYLVFITPHTIVMTPAELKAMGGQQHPVLGNYGVMSAKNGGINVIITTTVLSFVWYMRGNKVSTVSWSKFGNIFMGCFFFFAYLNIIMLAVYGYYIPANVRVGLSVPQVATTLSCLFFMFALNSVMMKGAKQMGPIEWGKISARSQYALIMLATAFTWMMGLMGYIRSSVRLFWHVNEIMRDNSPWAYTHTVGFAANMISANVLFFWISIMFVFWLGALGAKKAPVEAKAAVPGRAAAPAVGH from the coding sequence ATGGGCTCTGTAACCCGCACGAAGTTGATGTCGATCATGGCGCTAGGCGCAATGATCGGCCTCCTCCTCTTGCCTATTCTGGTTGCGATCCCTGCCCTTGCTAGCGACGGTGGCGCTCCTGCTGCCGGCGTGAAGAAAGAGGGTGGTGACGCAAAGGTTGAGAAGGGTAAGGACGTTTATTACAAGACGGAAGGTATTGTCTCGGGCCCGCCAGCTCCTAAGACAACGGACAGCGAGAAGGACTATCCGCGATACAACTTCGAGAGTCGCGTCCTGCTCTGGTTTGCCAATCAGCAGCACCTTTACTATGGTAGCTTCGTCTTGGCTGTTCCCATTTTCTGTATGGTCATCGAATTTATGGGTGTGGTGACCAAGGATAAGGCGATGGCCAAGCGGTATGACCAGCTGGCGTACGACTTTATTAAGATCAGTTTGACGGCCTACTCTCTGACGGCCATTCTGGGCGGTATTCTGATCTTCACCTTCCTGACTCTCTATCCAGCCTTCTTCCAGTATCTCTCGGGTATCTTTAGGCCGGTCATGCATATTTATGCATTGATGTTCGTGGCCGAAAGCGGAACCCTCTACATTTACTACTATGGCTGGGACAAGATGAAGGAGGGGTTCCTGAAATGGATTCACCTCAGCATGTCCGTCGTCCTGAACGTCATCGGCACCATCTTGATGTTCCTGGCGAATTCATGGATCGGCTTCATGATGTCTCCTGCCGGCGTTGATGAGCAGGGCCGGTATCTGGGTAACATTTGGCACGTGATCCACACCGCATTGTGGAACCCGCTCAATCTCCATCGCATTCTCGGTAATATGGCCTTCGGTGGTGGTGTCGTGGCGGCCTATGCGGCCTACCGTTTCTTGTCTGCTAAGACCGATGAGGAGCGTGCTCACTACGACTGGATGGGTTATATCGCGATGGCTCTCGGTGTGGCGTTCCTGATTCCGTTGCCATTCGCCGGCTACTGGTTGATGCGCGAAGTCTATGCATATCGTCAGCAGATGGGTATTACCTTGATGGGCGGTCTGCTGGCTTGGCTGTTTATCATTCAGGCCACCATGATCGGAATTCTGTTCCTGAGTACGAATTACTATCTCTGGCAAGCTCTCGGACGGATGCGTGGTGCGGAAAAGTATCAGCGCTACATCAAGTATCTCGTATTCCTGCTTACATGCGGATATCTGGTGTTTATTACGCCGCACACCATCGTCATGACTCCAGCCGAGTTGAAGGCAATGGGTGGTCAGCAGCATCCAGTGCTGGGTAACTATGGCGTGATGTCGGCCAAAAACGGTGGAATCAACGTCATCATCACGACCACGGTCTTGAGCTTCGTGTGGTACATGCGAGGCAACAAGGTGTCCACGGTATCGTGGTCGAAGTTCGGCAATATCTTCATGGGCTGCTTTTTCTTCTTTGCGTACCTCAACATCATTATGTTGGCTGTGTATGGCTACTACATTCCGGCGAACGTACGAGTCGGGTTGTCCGTTCCGCAGGTGGCTACCACGCTGTCGTGCCTGTTCTTCATGTTCGCACTTAACAGCGTCATGATGAAGGGTGCCAAGCAGATGGGACCGATTGAGTGGGGCAAGATTTCTGCTCGCTCTCAATATGCGCTCATCATGTTGGCCACGGCCTTCACGTGGATGATGGGTCTGATGGGATACATCCGATCCTCCGTCCGCTTGTTCTGGCACGTCAACGAAATCATGCGTGACAATTCACCATGGGCGTATACCCACACGGTGGGTTTTGCCGCGAACATGATTTCTGCGAACGTACTGTTCTTCTGGATTTCAATTATGTTCGTGTTTTGGTTGGGAGCCCTTGGTGCCAAGAAGGCGCCAGTCGAGGCGAAGGCAGCCGTGCCTGGTCGGGCGGCTGCGCCAGCGGTGGGTCACTAG
- a CDS encoding nitric oxide reductase codes for MIELIKAALAMGWPALGILVGLMFYFKASISDPVANKRAVFKTFIGIIGAMLLFMAIANYKMNFFEESRLLPVSLVLITSMTFMMALYFTNISALLKIGGFMFFIAAALSGYGNWLPQVEGGFPPIEEKKDFSNMPQTELADEGEKIIFGGVGQNKVQGAIGKGQCPLCHAFHKGMLGERAPNLDGLPERAGTQIDDPRYHKGNAAARDSDQKEAFPGSGTAENGQEYIAESHACPSCFVVAGYGVKGTNDKVSPMPSIHKPPISLSLPELAAVDTWLYVREGREAPSFDEIVKSYEKFIPDSERPKPPTEGDKAAGGGASALMADGTEPVDQIFAKGQCVACHTIPGIAGATGTIGPKLVEGTNAPLRIKDKDYKGKAKSVPDYIMESIVEPSAYVVKGFPDNTMPKVFGQKLSAGALKKLVDYLSQVQEGKEPPKAS; via the coding sequence GTGATTGAACTCATTAAAGCGGCCTTAGCGATGGGCTGGCCAGCATTAGGCATCCTGGTTGGCCTAATGTTTTATTTCAAGGCCTCCATTTCAGACCCAGTTGCCAACAAGCGTGCGGTGTTCAAGACGTTCATCGGCATCATTGGCGCGATGCTACTTTTTATGGCAATCGCCAATTACAAGATGAACTTCTTCGAAGAGTCACGGCTCTTGCCGGTGTCTCTGGTTCTCATTACATCGATGACGTTCATGATGGCGCTGTATTTCACGAACATCAGCGCCTTGCTGAAAATCGGCGGCTTCATGTTTTTCATCGCCGCAGCACTTTCCGGTTACGGTAACTGGTTGCCCCAGGTGGAAGGTGGATTTCCGCCCATCGAAGAAAAGAAAGACTTCAGCAACATGCCCCAGACGGAGCTCGCTGACGAAGGCGAGAAGATTATCTTTGGCGGCGTTGGTCAGAACAAGGTTCAGGGGGCGATCGGTAAGGGACAGTGTCCGCTCTGCCATGCTTTCCATAAAGGAATGTTGGGAGAGCGTGCGCCAAACCTCGACGGGTTGCCGGAGCGCGCGGGAACGCAGATCGACGATCCTCGTTATCATAAGGGAAATGCTGCAGCTCGTGATTCAGACCAGAAGGAAGCATTTCCTGGATCTGGAACCGCAGAGAATGGCCAAGAATACATTGCCGAGTCCCATGCCTGTCCGAGCTGTTTCGTGGTGGCTGGTTACGGTGTGAAGGGTACCAATGATAAAGTCAGCCCTATGCCGTCCATCCATAAGCCGCCGATCTCTTTGTCCTTGCCCGAGTTAGCGGCTGTCGACACCTGGCTGTATGTGCGTGAAGGGCGTGAGGCTCCGAGCTTTGATGAAATTGTGAAGTCCTATGAAAAGTTCATCCCGGATTCTGAGCGTCCAAAGCCGCCAACAGAGGGCGACAAGGCCGCCGGCGGGGGTGCATCCGCGCTCATGGCTGACGGGACTGAGCCTGTCGATCAGATTTTTGCGAAGGGACAATGTGTGGCATGCCATACGATCCCTGGTATCGCTGGAGCGACCGGCACGATTGGTCCGAAGCTGGTCGAGGGAACAAATGCTCCGCTACGCATTAAAGACAAGGATTATAAGGGAAAGGCGAAGAGCGTCCCTGACTACATAATGGAATCCATTGTTGAGCCTAGCGCTTACGTTGTGAAAGGCTTCCCTGACAATACCATGCCTAAGGTGTTCGGTCAGAAGCTTAGCGCCGGCGCGCTCAAGAAACTTGTAGATTACCTCTCGCAGGTGCAGGAAGGGAAAGAGCCACCCAAGGCCTCCTAG
- a CDS encoding cytochrome c, giving the protein MKALMSVGALIGVLGLLMLIGMIFGVIPSNTVRLVEGYMPMQVLSELAVFVAGFTGLSYLANSMGIAFPRFWQGVLFWAFIQTYLKFRIYPPIPFSVRAMYGTVSFVAVFMWVSANEEDWKKFRQPILNVLDANTGFHKALRTMYLILLPLLIGGFSFLTMKPSVDEPIELRTVHPAPPASTKVHGKTYTLQTSQNPYRVNLEGKYDQAYSNKLIVEQGMGRLMAPNANPWDDKAEGYLKYVREGGEIFFQNCHFCHGDNLNGRGLHAFAFNPIPANFTDPGTIAQLQETFIFWRVAKGGIGLPNEGFPWASVMPPWEQHLTTDEIWKVILFEYWHTGYYPRTWD; this is encoded by the coding sequence ATGAAAGCATTAATGTCAGTCGGGGCATTGATCGGCGTCCTGGGACTGCTCATGTTGATCGGCATGATCTTCGGAGTGATTCCCTCGAACACCGTCAGGCTCGTTGAGGGCTACATGCCCATGCAGGTCCTAAGTGAGCTAGCCGTATTCGTGGCTGGCTTCACCGGCCTGAGTTATCTAGCCAACTCGATGGGAATTGCTTTCCCTCGGTTTTGGCAGGGTGTGTTGTTTTGGGCCTTTATCCAAACCTATCTCAAGTTCCGTATCTATCCGCCGATTCCGTTCAGCGTTCGTGCCATGTACGGAACCGTATCGTTCGTAGCCGTGTTCATGTGGGTGTCGGCCAATGAAGAGGATTGGAAGAAATTCCGTCAGCCGATTCTCAATGTTTTGGATGCCAACACCGGCTTCCATAAGGCACTACGCACGATGTATCTGATTCTTCTTCCGCTACTCATTGGCGGCTTCTCTTTCTTGACGATGAAGCCGAGTGTCGATGAGCCGATTGAGTTGCGGACCGTGCATCCTGCACCACCAGCAAGCACGAAGGTGCATGGCAAGACTTACACCCTCCAGACTTCTCAGAATCCTTACCGGGTCAATCTTGAAGGTAAGTACGATCAAGCCTATAGCAATAAGCTGATCGTGGAGCAAGGCATGGGACGACTGATGGCTCCCAACGCCAACCCATGGGATGACAAAGCTGAAGGATACCTGAAGTACGTTCGGGAAGGTGGCGAAATATTCTTCCAGAATTGTCACTTCTGTCACGGCGACAATCTGAACGGTCGTGGTCTCCATGCCTTTGCGTTCAACCCGATTCCTGCTAACTTCACAGATCCAGGAACGATTGCGCAGTTGCAGGAAACCTTCATTTTCTGGCGGGTAGCGAAGGGCGGAATCGGTTTGCCGAACGAAGGATTCCCTTGGGCCTCGGTTATGCCACCATGGGAACAGCACCTGACCACAGATGAAATTTGGAAGGTGATCCTGTTCGAATACTGGCACACGGGATACTATCCTCGGACATGGGACTAA
- a CDS encoding c-type cytochrome → MSKLRMNVKATPIIGAALGALILSASAVGLGHAGDLPEGFAKGELAPAPPAEMIEAGKRVYFTKCVWCHGVDGAGDGPGADRLWPRPRNFNQGTFKIRHTASGELPLFNYNEKTPDSGKNDLFDTVTHGLPGSAMPPWEGILTEEQRIQVLSFVTTQLVKDRKFTDKQSETQTILQLGTIKPAEATEDSIKKGAQLIVDKKCIECHGVEGRGDGNAFNLKDDWGFSIQPANWHKCWNFRGSRQDPYNVRNIFRTFSTGVNGTPMPSFADSTSVEDRWNIANFVNSLCERDEEGKPLGIDPLTDKPKINFVVPSAPVEGEISNDPENEMWKKQGRRYVAMGGQITHKPRNFVNRIDDIWVKSLYNDKNVVYLIQWDDRTKSVAEGKLPWAPTQVNVENFGVKEQAPKTGEEGSIAAAQNNYAVYNDGIAFQFPIKWQEIPAPFKPRYLWGDAKFNADILKWEADGSLRSFKGTGWDQDFEERDDFEEKVKLLKSEWKNGQWTVMISRPLKGDKDDYDEYTRFDIGKYIPMVFFAWDGHNGDAGRKMAVSAFYYTILQPPIPQEVYIYPAVIAVGVVFLEGWMLTRRANKKKGKVL, encoded by the coding sequence ATGAGCAAACTTCGTATGAACGTAAAGGCGACCCCGATTATCGGAGCGGCCTTAGGTGCCCTCATCCTCTCTGCAAGTGCGGTGGGATTGGGTCATGCTGGAGATCTTCCGGAAGGCTTTGCCAAGGGTGAATTGGCCCCGGCTCCGCCCGCCGAGATGATCGAAGCCGGAAAGCGTGTCTATTTCACCAAGTGTGTCTGGTGTCATGGTGTGGACGGTGCGGGCGACGGGCCAGGTGCTGATCGTTTGTGGCCACGTCCGCGTAACTTCAATCAGGGTACCTTCAAAATTCGCCATACGGCGAGTGGAGAGTTGCCGCTCTTCAATTACAACGAGAAGACTCCTGATTCCGGCAAGAATGACCTGTTCGACACCGTCACGCACGGTCTTCCTGGCTCGGCCATGCCACCCTGGGAAGGTATCTTGACCGAGGAGCAGCGTATCCAGGTTCTGTCCTTCGTCACAACGCAGCTGGTTAAGGATAGAAAATTTACCGACAAACAGTCTGAGACGCAGACGATCCTCCAGCTCGGAACTATTAAACCTGCTGAGGCGACCGAGGACAGTATCAAGAAGGGCGCTCAGTTGATCGTGGACAAGAAGTGCATCGAGTGCCATGGTGTTGAAGGGCGTGGAGACGGAAACGCTTTCAATCTGAAAGATGATTGGGGGTTTTCGATTCAGCCGGCCAACTGGCACAAGTGCTGGAATTTCCGAGGAAGCCGGCAAGACCCTTACAACGTACGAAACATTTTCCGTACCTTCTCCACGGGTGTCAACGGAACGCCGATGCCGTCCTTTGCGGATAGCACGTCGGTCGAAGATCGCTGGAACATTGCGAACTTCGTGAACTCGTTGTGCGAACGCGATGAAGAGGGCAAGCCCCTGGGTATCGATCCTTTGACCGATAAGCCGAAGATCAACTTCGTTGTGCCTTCTGCGCCGGTCGAGGGTGAGATTTCAAACGACCCAGAAAATGAGATGTGGAAGAAGCAGGGCCGTCGTTATGTGGCGATGGGCGGTCAGATCACTCACAAACCTCGTAACTTCGTCAATCGTATCGATGATATCTGGGTTAAATCACTGTACAACGACAAGAACGTGGTGTACCTGATCCAGTGGGATGACCGGACGAAGAGTGTCGCCGAGGGGAAACTTCCTTGGGCGCCCACTCAAGTCAATGTCGAGAACTTTGGTGTGAAGGAGCAGGCACCTAAGACCGGAGAAGAAGGTTCAATTGCTGCAGCTCAGAACAACTACGCCGTTTATAACGATGGTATTGCATTCCAATTCCCCATCAAGTGGCAGGAGATTCCTGCTCCGTTTAAGCCACGATATTTGTGGGGTGATGCGAAGTTCAACGCCGACATCTTGAAGTGGGAGGCGGATGGTTCCCTCCGGTCCTTCAAGGGAACCGGTTGGGATCAGGACTTCGAGGAACGCGATGACTTCGAAGAAAAAGTTAAGTTGTTAAAGTCAGAGTGGAAGAACGGACAGTGGACTGTCATGATCTCCCGTCCGCTTAAGGGCGACAAGGATGATTATGATGAGTACACCCGGTTTGACATCGGTAAGTACATTCCGATGGTCTTCTTTGCCTGGGACGGACACAACGGGGATGCGGGACGGAAGATGGCCGTGTCGGCCTTCTATTACACAATCTTGCAGCCTCCGATTCCGCAGGAAGTGTACATTTACCCGGCCGTTATCGCAGTTGGCGTGGTGTTTTTGGAAGGGTGGATGCTGACCCGCCGGGCCAACAAGAAAAAGGGCAAGGTCCTCTAA
- a CDS encoding molybdenum cofactor guanylyltransferase, with protein sequence MNERSLVNATGVLIAGGKSRRMGRDKRFLKVGGKSVFDRTLSLLMGTFVETIIVLAEPIDSLDVRGCRVVYDVIPNAGSLGGLYTGLLAASQPRIFAVACDMPFLDLELIRFMASFDDTADVIVAKLEGQFQPMHAIYSKRCAEFLKAMAERHDLKIHALYRTEELRVAVVGANDLSSLGGGLRSFQNINTPDDLTLADSAIPDKP encoded by the coding sequence ATGAATGAGCGCAGCCTAGTCAATGCCACGGGAGTCCTCATTGCCGGTGGAAAGAGCCGTCGCATGGGGCGTGATAAGCGATTTCTGAAGGTAGGTGGGAAGAGTGTTTTTGACCGGACGCTCTCTCTCTTGATGGGTACTTTCGTGGAGACCATTATTGTTTTGGCTGAACCCATTGATTCACTGGATGTGCGTGGCTGTAGGGTAGTCTATGATGTGATCCCGAATGCGGGTAGTTTGGGAGGTTTGTATACCGGGCTACTGGCGGCGTCGCAGCCGAGAATATTTGCCGTGGCCTGTGACATGCCGTTTCTTGACCTCGAGCTGATTCGTTTCATGGCCTCCTTCGATGACACGGCCGATGTCATTGTTGCGAAACTCGAGGGACAGTTCCAACCCATGCACGCCATATATTCCAAGCGATGCGCCGAATTTCTCAAGGCGATGGCTGAGCGTCATGATCTGAAAATCCATGCGCTGTATCGAACGGAAGAACTACGAGTTGCGGTGGTAGGAGCAAATGACCTGTCATCTCTTGGTGGTGGTCTTCGTTCATTTCAGAATATCAATACGCCAGACGATTTGACTCTCGCCGACTCAGCGATACCCGATAAGCCGTGA
- a CDS encoding glycosyltransferase family 9 protein — protein MHPGSGSPHKCLDGRLLVPVIEWLFQADMAPLLLEGPADSEAVERVLETTKLDVPVIRELDLSTVAGVLSHAELYVGHDSGMTHLAAALSVPTIACFGPTDSRRWAPLGRAVSIVSGAPCTCRTWSAVAECRERVCLQIAPERIIEACRLLLAERRTVPAT, from the coding sequence ATGCATCCCGGGAGCGGGAGCCCGCATAAGTGTTTAGATGGACGGCTTCTCGTGCCTGTGATCGAGTGGTTATTTCAGGCTGACATGGCTCCCCTATTGCTGGAAGGCCCGGCTGATAGTGAGGCTGTGGAGCGCGTCCTCGAGACTACAAAGCTGGATGTTCCGGTCATCCGTGAGCTGGATTTGTCCACGGTGGCAGGGGTGCTGTCGCACGCGGAACTCTATGTGGGGCACGATTCCGGCATGACCCATCTTGCGGCTGCCTTGTCGGTTCCTACGATTGCCTGTTTTGGCCCTACTGATTCACGTCGTTGGGCTCCGCTTGGTCGCGCCGTGTCGATTGTATCTGGAGCGCCCTGTACCTGCCGGACTTGGAGTGCCGTGGCAGAGTGCCGTGAGCGCGTGTGTCTTCAGATCGCTCCGGAGCGCATCATCGAGGCCTGCCGACTATTGTTGGCAGAGCGACGGACCGTTCCTGCCACCTAA
- a CDS encoding arginine--tRNA ligase, with the protein MTQGVVQDKVSQALVGALRSAQQRGMLKLEQMPTVNLEAPKRPEWGDVSCTVAMSLSASERRPPFEIAQIIVDHIEQREALFSRAEIARPGFLNLTVKRELWMDVLREIEAQGERYGSSQVGQGQRVLVEYVSANPTGPLHVGHGRGAAVGQALVRLLRATGHDVVSEYYINDAGRQMKLLGLSVLARYREACGQTVSFPEDGYHGGYIRTVAEQVKAEQGAALLSLPVADAEQRSREFAYRELLALIRQDLETFGIAFESWFSEASLLSSGAVEQVLNELRARDLLFDQEGAQWFRSSAFGDEKDRVVRKQEGDYTYLASDIAYHRDKLRRGFDLLVDVWGADHHGYIPRMQAVVQAYGYPRERLRVVLVQMVNLLRGGQKVEMSKRSGEFITLREVMDEVGADAAKFFFLMRDSSTHLDFDLELAKQQSQENPVYYVQYVHARIASLRRVAASRGIACPLPSQADLNVLEDPDELALIRKLSAFPVVLQASAVELEPHRMAYYLRELAGMVHPFYNKHRILPPAPDSDAAAASSTEQSGSSGRTTEVMTPGLTGARLALMWAVQQVVRNGLNVLGVSAPEQM; encoded by the coding sequence GTGACTCAGGGTGTGGTGCAAGACAAGGTCAGTCAGGCGTTGGTCGGGGCACTTCGATCGGCGCAACAACGCGGGATGCTCAAGCTTGAGCAAATGCCGACGGTCAATCTCGAAGCCCCGAAGCGGCCCGAGTGGGGTGATGTGTCGTGCACCGTGGCCATGTCGTTGTCAGCATCGGAGCGTCGCCCTCCGTTTGAAATCGCCCAGATTATTGTCGATCACATCGAGCAGCGCGAGGCATTGTTCAGTCGTGCAGAAATCGCGCGACCGGGCTTTCTGAACCTGACGGTCAAGCGGGAGCTCTGGATGGATGTTCTGCGCGAGATTGAAGCGCAGGGCGAGCGGTATGGCTCCAGCCAAGTGGGGCAGGGGCAGCGAGTGCTCGTGGAGTATGTCAGCGCCAATCCGACCGGGCCGTTGCATGTCGGACATGGACGCGGCGCGGCTGTGGGGCAAGCCCTGGTCCGTCTCTTACGCGCTACCGGACATGATGTCGTCAGTGAGTACTACATTAACGATGCCGGCCGGCAAATGAAGTTGCTGGGACTGTCTGTTCTGGCGCGGTACCGGGAGGCTTGTGGGCAGACGGTGTCCTTTCCTGAAGACGGATACCATGGCGGGTACATTCGCACGGTCGCCGAGCAGGTGAAGGCGGAACAGGGCGCGGCGCTGCTCTCGCTTCCCGTCGCTGACGCGGAACAGCGGAGTAGGGAGTTCGCGTATCGGGAATTACTGGCACTCATCCGTCAGGATCTGGAGACGTTCGGGATCGCCTTTGAGTCCTGGTTCAGTGAAGCCTCGTTGTTGTCGTCTGGCGCCGTGGAGCAGGTACTGAATGAACTGCGAGCCAGGGACCTCTTGTTCGATCAGGAGGGCGCGCAATGGTTTCGATCGTCGGCGTTTGGTGATGAAAAGGATCGGGTGGTCCGCAAGCAGGAGGGGGACTATACCTATCTGGCTTCCGACATCGCCTACCATCGAGATAAGCTGCGACGGGGCTTTGATCTCCTGGTCGATGTGTGGGGCGCCGACCATCACGGGTATATTCCGAGGATGCAGGCGGTGGTGCAGGCCTACGGATACCCGAGGGAACGACTGAGGGTCGTGCTGGTGCAGATGGTGAATCTCCTTCGTGGAGGCCAGAAGGTCGAAATGTCCAAGCGGTCCGGAGAGTTCATTACGCTGCGCGAGGTGATGGACGAGGTTGGGGCGGATGCCGCCAAGTTTTTCTTTCTCATGCGCGATTCCAGCACGCATCTGGACTTCGATTTGGAATTGGCCAAGCAGCAATCGCAGGAAAACCCGGTCTATTACGTGCAATATGTGCATGCGCGGATTGCCAGTCTCCGGCGTGTGGCGGCTTCGCGTGGCATTGCCTGTCCCCTTCCGAGTCAAGCCGATCTCAACGTATTGGAAGATCCTGATGAACTCGCGCTCATTCGGAAACTGTCGGCCTTCCCGGTGGTATTGCAGGCGAGTGCCGTGGAGCTGGAGCCGCATCGAATGGCCTACTATCTTCGTGAGTTGGCCGGCATGGTGCATCCCTTTTATAACAAGCACCGGATTTTACCTCCGGCACCAGACAGCGATGCGGCAGCCGCCTCATCCACAGAGCAGTCGGGCTCCTCAGGCCGGACAACTGAGGTGATGACGCCGGGTCTGACGGGTGCCCGGCTGGCACTCATGTGGGCCGTGCAGCAGGTGGTCCGAAACGGGTTGAACGTGTTGGGCGTGTCAGCCCCCGAGCAGATGTAG